A window of Balearica regulorum gibbericeps isolate bBalReg1 chromosome Z, bBalReg1.pri, whole genome shotgun sequence contains these coding sequences:
- the PLPP1 gene encoding phospholipid phosphatase 1 isoform X2: protein MFDRTRLPFVALDVVCVVLAGLPFAILNSRRIPFQRGVFCSDESIRYPYKEDTISYKLLAGIIIPFSIIVIILGETLSVFYNHLHSNSFVRNNYIATIYKAIGTFIFGAAASQSLTDIAKYSIGRLRPHFLAVCQPDWARINCSLGYIENFSCQGDKAKINEGRLSFYSGHSSFSMYCMLFLALYLQARMKGDWARLVRPTLQFGLIATSIYVGLSRVSDYKHHWSDVLTGLIQGAVVAVLIVVYVSDFFKVRGCTFQPKEDSHTTLHETPTNGNHFGSNHQP, encoded by the exons CTGGCTTGCCTTTTGCAATTCTCAATTCAAGACGTATCCCCTTCCAGAGAGGAGTTTTCTGTAGTGATGAATCCATCCGGTATCCATACAAAGAGGACACCATTTCTTATAAGTTGTTAGCAGGAATAATTATTCCTTTCAGTATAATTGTT ATAATCCTAGGAGAGACTCTCTCTGTCTTTTATAATCATTTGCACTCAAATTCGTTTGTCAGAAATAACTACATAGCCACTATTTACAAAGCCATTGGGACCTTCATTTTTGGAGCAGCTGCTAGCCAGTCGTTGACAGACATTGCCAAGTACTCCATAGGTAGACTGCGTCCTCACTTCCTCGCTGTGTGCCAGCCTGACTGGGCACGAATCAACTGCAGTCTAGGTTACATTGAGAACTTCTCTTGTCAAGgagacaaagcaaaaatcaaCGAGGGAAG actATCATTTTACTCTGGCCATTCTTCATTCTCGATGTACTGCATGCTCTTCCTAGCA cttTACCTTCAAGCCAGAATGAAAGGAGACTGGGCAAGACTTGTACGTCCTACTCTACAATTTGGTCTTATTGCTACATCTATCTATGTGGGTCTCTCACGTGTTTCTGATTATAAGCATCATTGGAGCGATGTTTTAACAGGACTCATTCAGGGAGCAGTGGTAGCTGTGCTCATT GTTGTGTATGTGTCTGACTTCTTCAAAGTGAGAGGATGTACATTTCAACCAAAAGAAGATTCTCATACAACCCTACATGAGACTCCAACAAATGGAAATCACTTTGGCAGCAATCATCAACCATGA